The Candidatus Woesearchaeota archaeon DNA window TTTTAAGAAAGAACTAATCGATGCTTTCATGGGAAAATTATCTGATTTGGAGGGAGAATATTCAAAAGCGTGTTTTTTTGTTCATTTGGAGCGCGATAAATGCGACAAGACAGAAAGCGAAGAAACACTTAAACAGTACAGGCAGTATTGCAAAAGAAAAGGCATTGTTTTCTTTGATGAGTCTGACTTTAAAAACTTAAGAAAAAAAGTCAAAGAAATTGAAACCAATAAAGAAAAACAAAGATATATTCTAAGATCCTTAGAAACGAATTATTCGGGAACTAAAGGAAATGTTGGTGCAATAATCTTGAT harbors:
- a CDS encoding restriction endonuclease translates to MVEQKPDIKKVPEGKLYEKYVGQLFELAGFDVDVNTGFFDKGDIKHQIDIVVGSKNLDKPIFIECKNVSADNFKKELIDAFMGKLSDLEGEYSKACFFVHLERDKCDKTESEETLKQYRQYCKRKGIVFFDESDFKNLRKKVKEIETNKEKQRYILRSLETNYSGTKGNVGAIILIVLGILTLPIIIGIIPLIIGVISLVKNKRKLY